In a genomic window of Eriocheir sinensis breed Jianghai 21 chromosome 38, ASM2467909v1, whole genome shotgun sequence:
- the LOC127008520 gene encoding phospholipase A2, minor isoenzyme-like isoform X2 — protein MIRRATRREALLYNNYGNHCGFQGGEQPAVDEVDRCCRNHDRCYNAASAGPCASSWLGPSFIRYSWAWNGTHLLCGAENDGCRKAACECDATAATCFSRHPWNAEHKKTSIWDILA, from the exons ATGATACGCCGAGCCACCCGACGCGAGGCGCTGCTCTACAACAACTACGGCAACCACTGCGGCTTCCAGGGCGGCGAGCAGCCCGCGGTGGACGAGGTGGACAG gtgctGCCGCAACCACGACCGCTGCTACAACGCCGCCTCCGCCGGGCCGTGCGCGTCCTCCTGGCTGGGCCCGTCCTTCATCAGGTACTCCTGGGCCTGGAACGGGACGCACCTGCTCTGTG GCGCGGAGAACGACGGGTGCAGGAAGGCTGCGTGTGAATGTGACGCCACGGCCGCTACCTGCTTCTCGCGGCACCCCTGGAACGCCGAGCACAAGAAGACTTCCATCTGGGACATCCTGGCGTGA